From Pempheris klunzingeri isolate RE-2024b chromosome 18, fPemKlu1.hap1, whole genome shotgun sequence, a single genomic window includes:
- the LOC139217976 gene encoding uncharacterized protein, with translation MSYLPNDISNISSEVSRVLREAQLHTDLDLRSLTRQDLNELFPGPKRLQLRKTIFDKIHKQKQIDVHMRELKDFIHESSRAALTNNGVLADNLYILRDMKTQMNHIHSFLDTHIDHLEQLSKNQPEQKSDKDKSDTSGQGVANTVQTGVHPQRSQNSFSGAGTSYMGHQLVNNSGPTVPLPPREQTIVTYQTAVKGKTFGAERQLMEKVISFDQDMVRFEDSDNGQILIVFCPISSRVISDVEAAMQDVKDDKPVILVLMHHSRQPTNVKILWQHPKVVLLVSVFYHDTISGLLRCEENNDAVFKIQKKLREYSPLRSQDTSGNASGVSSTVGCTITTSNASGGDNRISKTGSRHNYFNWSWR, from the exons ATGTCGTATTTACCAAACGACATCAGTAACATCAGCTCTGAAGTGTCCCGTGTGCTGAGAG AGGCACAGCTCCACACTGACTTGGACCTCCGCTCTCTGACTCGGCAAGACCTGAACGAGCTGTTTCCTGGACCTAAAAGGCTCCAACTGAGAAAGACCATCTTtgataaaatacacaaacag AAGCAAATTGATGTGCACATGAGAGAACTGAAAGATTTCATCCATGAATCATCCAGAG CTGCTCTAACTAACAACGGGGTCTTGGCTGATAACCTCTACATCCTGAGGGACATGAAGACCCAGATGAATCATATCCACAGTTTCCTTGATACTCACATTGATCATCTGGAACAATTAAGCAAAAACCAGCCAGAGCAGAAATCCGACAAAG ATAAGTCAGATACAAGTGGTCAAGGAGTGGCCAATACTGTCCAAACTGGGGTCCATCCACAAAGATCTCAAA ACTCATTTTCTGGTGCGGGTACCTCCTACATGGGTCATCAGCTGGTGAACAATAGTGGCCCAACTGTTCCCCTTCCACCCAGAGAGCAAA CCATAGTGACGTACCAGACAGCTGTCAAAGGTAAAACCTTCGGTGCTGAACGACAGCTGATGGAAAAAGTGATCAGTTTTGATCAGGATATGGTTCGGTTTGAAGACAGTGACAACGGCCAGATCCTCATTGTCTTCTGCCCCATCAGCTCACGTGTTATATCAGATGTTGAGGCGGCCATGCAGGATGTTAAAG ATGATAAACCTGTCATTCTGGTATTGATGCACCACTCACGACAGCCCACgaatgtaaaaatattgtgGCAGCACCCTAAAGTTGTGTTGCTTGTCAGCGTCTTCTACCATGATACAATAAGTGGATTACTCAGATGCGAAGAAAATAATGATGCTGTCtttaagatacaaaaaaaattacGGGAGTACAGCCCTCTGAGAAGTCAAGATACCAGTGGAAATGCCTCGGGTGTGAGTTCTACAGTTGGTTGTACTATTACTACTTCTAATGCAAGTGGAGGTGACAACAGGATTTCCAAAACTGGCAGCAGGCACAATTATTTCAATTGGTCTTGGAGGTAG
- the LOC139218035 gene encoding triadin-like isoform X1 — MSSQSNSGEAVPAGQTNQRTFLDDVILTFTSPMAWLLVVALIITWSGVAIVLFDLLDYKTLAEYTSYCDDPVCLPTGLPPPPAIAKRVLKARGGVRPLRSSPAGVPADVTTQESTDWLEMIWSFAASLVAPDDEEEGIHQLTETLTSFHSEEL; from the exons ATGAGCAGTCAAAGCAACAGCGGGGAGGCGGTCCCTGCGGGtcagaccaatcagaggacttTTTTGGATGATGTCATTTTGACCTTTACCTCACCAATGGCCTGGTTGCTGGTTGTGGCTCTGATCATTACATGGTCGGGCGTCGCCATTGTCCTCTTTGACCTACTTGACTATAAAACTCTGGCAG AGTACACATCATACTGTGATGACCCCGTGTGTTTACCTACtg gtctccctcctcctcctgccattGCTAAGAGAGTTTTGAAGGCGAGAG GTGGTGTCCGTCCTCTAAGATCAAGCCCTGCCGGAGTCCCTGCAGATGTCACAACTCAGGAGAGCACTGATTGGCTGGAGATGATCTGGTCTTTTGCAGCCAGTTTGGTAGCTcctgatgatgaggaggaaggtaTTCACCAGCTAACTGAAACCCTCACAT CTTTCCACTCTGAGGAGCTCTGA
- the LOC139218035 gene encoding triadin-like isoform X2: protein MSSQSNSGEAVPAGQTNQRTFLDDVILTFTSPMAWLLVVALIITWSGVAIVLFDLLDYKTLAEYTSYCDDPVCLPTGLPPPPAIAKRVLKARGGVRPLRSSPAGVPADVTTQESTDWLEMIWSFAASLVAPDDEEEAFHSEEL from the exons ATGAGCAGTCAAAGCAACAGCGGGGAGGCGGTCCCTGCGGGtcagaccaatcagaggacttTTTTGGATGATGTCATTTTGACCTTTACCTCACCAATGGCCTGGTTGCTGGTTGTGGCTCTGATCATTACATGGTCGGGCGTCGCCATTGTCCTCTTTGACCTACTTGACTATAAAACTCTGGCAG AGTACACATCATACTGTGATGACCCCGTGTGTTTACCTACtg gtctccctcctcctcctgccattGCTAAGAGAGTTTTGAAGGCGAGAG GTGGTGTCCGTCCTCTAAGATCAAGCCCTGCCGGAGTCCCTGCAGATGTCACAACTCAGGAGAGCACTGATTGGCTGGAGATGATCTGGTCTTTTGCAGCCAGTTTGGTAGCTcctgatgatgaggaggaag CTTTCCACTCTGAGGAGCTCTGA